One region of Sulfuriroseicoccus oceanibius genomic DNA includes:
- a CDS encoding fumarate reductase/succinate dehydrogenase flavoprotein subunit, whose protein sequence is MDTPLYPTGTDITEAALPKGDLKSQWTNHRFDSKLINPANKRKFKIIVVGSGLAGGSAAATLSELGYQVDCFCYQDSPRRAHSIAAQGGINAAKNYQNDGDSVWRLFYDTLKGGDFRARESNVYRLAEVSEEIIDQCVAQGVPFAREYGGLLDNRSFGGAQVKRTFYARGQTGQQLLIGCYQALEKEIANGGVKMYNRCEMMDLVLVDGHAKGIITRDMVTGEIKSHAADAVILATGGYGNVFFLSTNAMGCNVTAALRAHKRGAYMANPCYTQIHPTCIPVSGDYQSKLTLMSESLRNDGRIWVPKSKEDAKAIREGRKTAADIAEADRDYYLERKYPSFGNLSPRDISSRSAKEVCDEGRGVAPTGLGVFLDFRDAIERLGEDAIRARYGNLFQMYEKITGTNPYKEPMQIYPAVHYTMGGLWVDYNLMSNVPGLHVLGEANFSDHGANRLGASALMQGLADGYFVIPTTIAPYLAGQKPGSITTDHPEFQKVETEVRDRINKLMSIQGKRTVDSFHKELGLLMWDKCGMARNAEGLKEAIEKLPSIREAFWSDLFIPGDADNMNQELEKAARVADFLEFAEVMLYDALHREESCGGHFREEHQYTEEDEEVKSGLLSPGEAKRDDEKFSYVGAWEFTQPGQAPILHKEWLNFDFVKPSTRSYK, encoded by the coding sequence ATGGACACCCCACTTTACCCAACCGGCACAGACATCACTGAAGCCGCACTTCCTAAAGGTGACCTCAAGTCCCAGTGGACCAACCACCGCTTCGACTCCAAGCTGATCAACCCGGCCAACAAGCGTAAATTCAAGATCATCGTCGTTGGCTCCGGCCTCGCCGGTGGATCGGCAGCCGCCACGCTCTCGGAGCTCGGCTACCAGGTCGACTGCTTCTGCTATCAAGACAGCCCACGCCGCGCCCACTCGATCGCGGCCCAGGGTGGTATCAACGCCGCCAAGAACTACCAGAACGACGGCGACTCGGTCTGGCGTTTGTTCTACGACACACTCAAAGGCGGTGACTTCCGCGCCCGCGAATCCAACGTTTACCGCCTCGCAGAGGTCAGTGAAGAGATCATCGACCAGTGCGTCGCACAGGGGGTGCCATTCGCCCGTGAATACGGCGGCCTGCTCGACAACCGCTCGTTCGGTGGCGCTCAGGTGAAGCGTACCTTCTACGCCCGTGGCCAGACCGGCCAGCAGTTGCTCATCGGCTGCTACCAGGCGCTCGAGAAGGAGATCGCCAACGGTGGCGTCAAAATGTACAACCGCTGCGAAATGATGGACCTCGTCCTCGTCGACGGTCACGCCAAGGGCATCATCACCCGTGACATGGTCACCGGCGAGATCAAGTCCCACGCCGCGGACGCCGTGATCCTCGCAACCGGCGGCTACGGCAACGTCTTCTTCCTTTCCACCAACGCCATGGGCTGCAACGTCACCGCCGCCCTCCGCGCCCACAAGCGTGGCGCCTACATGGCCAACCCATGCTACACCCAGATCCACCCGACCTGCATCCCGGTCAGCGGCGACTACCAGTCGAAGCTCACCCTGATGTCCGAGTCGCTCCGTAACGACGGACGCATCTGGGTTCCTAAATCGAAGGAAGACGCAAAAGCCATCCGTGAAGGCCGCAAAACCGCCGCGGATATCGCAGAAGCCGACCGCGACTACTACCTCGAGCGCAAGTACCCATCGTTCGGCAACCTCTCTCCTCGTGACATCTCGTCCCGCTCGGCCAAGGAAGTTTGCGACGAAGGACGCGGCGTGGCTCCAACCGGACTCGGTGTGTTCCTCGACTTCCGCGACGCCATCGAGCGCCTCGGCGAAGACGCGATCCGCGCCCGCTACGGCAACCTCTTCCAGATGTACGAGAAGATCACCGGCACGAACCCATACAAGGAGCCGATGCAGATCTACCCAGCGGTGCACTACACCATGGGCGGCCTCTGGGTGGACTACAACCTGATGTCCAACGTGCCAGGTCTCCACGTGCTCGGCGAAGCCAACTTCTCCGACCACGGTGCCAACCGCCTCGGTGCTTCCGCACTGATGCAGGGCCTTGCCGACGGATACTTCGTCATCCCGACCACCATCGCGCCATACCTCGCCGGCCAGAAGCCAGGCTCGATCACCACCGATCACCCTGAGTTCCAGAAGGTCGAAACCGAAGTCCGCGACCGCATCAACAAACTGATGTCGATCCAGGGCAAGCGCACCGTTGATTCGTTCCACAAGGAACTCGGTCTCCTCATGTGGGACAAGTGCGGCATGGCCCGTAACGCGGAAGGCCTCAAGGAAGCCATCGAAAAACTTCCATCCATCCGCGAAGCGTTCTGGTCGGATCTCTTCATCCCGGGCGACGCCGACAACATGAACCAGGAACTCGAAAAAGCCGCCCGAGTGGCAGACTTCCTCGAGTTCGCCGAGGTCATGCTCTACGACGCTCTCCACCGCGAAGAATCCTGCGGTGGTCACTTCCGCGAGGAACACCAGTACACCGAGGAAGACGAAGAAGTGAAGTCCGGCCTGCTCTCCCCGGGTGAAGCCAAGCGCGACGACGAGAAGTTCTCCTACGTCGGTGCCTGGGAATTCACCCAGCCGGGTCAGGCTCCAATCCTTCACAAGGAGTGGCTCAACTTCGACTTCGTCAAGCCGTCGACCCGATCCTACAAGTAA
- the sufU gene encoding Fe-S cluster assembly sulfur transfer protein SufU, translating to MAVPAEIFEAVILQHHKHPVHEVEEIGSCGCGQQITNPLCGDEVTIIIPKDQPAHQTLDSLQFIGNGCAISRASASILTNELQGKSPEQALAQIDQFLTSLQSADEPTSDEITDLNTLLSVKRFPARTECAAIAWRAARQLLTPLTQN from the coding sequence GTGGCCGTTCCCGCAGAAATCTTCGAAGCCGTTATTCTTCAACACCACAAGCACCCCGTGCATGAGGTGGAGGAGATCGGCTCCTGCGGCTGCGGCCAACAGATCACCAACCCGCTCTGCGGCGACGAAGTCACCATCATCATTCCCAAAGACCAGCCTGCCCACCAGACTCTCGATTCCCTTCAGTTCATCGGCAACGGATGTGCCATCAGCCGCGCGTCGGCCTCCATCCTCACCAATGAACTTCAGGGCAAGTCACCCGAGCAGGCACTCGCACAAATCGATCAATTCCTCACCAGCCTTCAGTCGGCGGACGAGCCCACCAGTGACGAGATCACCGATCTCAACACGCTGCTCTCGGTCAAACGCTTCCCAGCCCGCACCGAATGCGCCGCCATCGCCTGGCGCGCCGCCCGTCAATTGCTCACTCCGCTGACCCAAAACTGA